The window CGCCAAATAATGCTTACTTATATTAGTCGGGTTCAGAGTGTAAATGTTTGGACCAATTTTGTGTTTGTACTCAACGGCTTGGTTTTCTTGCTTATAGGGCTTCAGTTACCTGCGGTAGTGCAGCAGTTTGGCAGTATTAGTTTAGAACAAGCCATTGGATACAGCTTGATTATTTCCTTGGTTCTTATTATTACCCGACTGGTGTGTTCTTTGGGAGCATCACTTTTTACCCGTTTTATGAGTAGATTTATTACTGTAGCCGACCCCAACCCTGGTTGGAAACTCCCATTGATACATGGTTGGGCAGGTATGCGTGGCGTAGTGTCGCTAGCTTCAGCTCTTTCTATTCCGCTATTTGTGCAAGAAGGTCAGGCTTTTCCAAGTCGCAATATTATTCTTTTTATCACCTTTGTTGTTATTCTTGTCACCTTGGTTTTTCAGGGGCTAACGCTTCCTTTGCTTATCAAGAAATTAAAGCTGATCGATAAAGCCGTACCCGAACAAGAGCAGGAGGTAAGTATTCAGCACAAAATGGCCAATAACTCGCTACAATTTTTGGAGAAAAAATATGGAAAAAATTGTCTCCAAAATAGCCATGTCAGAAATTTATACGAAAGATTAACCATCGAGTTAGGTGTTTTGAGCCAAGCTATTGAAACCAAAGATACTTACGACGGCCTAGCACTAAAAAAGAATCAACTTATATACCTTGAACTCTTAGAACAACAGCGAACTTTACTCAACAAAATCAATCACCTCGATGAGTTTGACGAGGATTTAATCAGAAAATACCAAACTTTAATAGATATTGAAGAATTTAAAATCAGAGAAAAATACATTATAGTATCATAAACGCTAAAACCAATATTATGTCAGAATAAAACAATGCCTAGAATCTGTTTTTTTGAACATACATTAATATCCTCAA is drawn from Flectobacillus major DSM 103 and contains these coding sequences:
- a CDS encoding Na+/H+ antiporter, with amino-acid sequence MQSLFIEYVYLILIILALVMLANKLRIAYPIVLVLGGLVLSLVNRFANITIDPELVFFIFLPPLLYEAAWQVSWKEFWKWRRAITSFAFPVVIITSCVIALVAQAIIPDFTLALGFLLGGIISPPDAVSATTIMRQVKVPKSLVSIAEGESLLNDASSLIVFRFALAAIITGQFHIQEAANSFFGVIVMGILIGLVVGLIFYAIHRWMPTTPSIEVVLTFVTPYCMYNVAEHFHFSGVLAVVSGGLFLSSKRQIMLTYISRVQSVNVWTNFVFVLNGLVFLLIGLQLPAVVQQFGSISLEQAIGYSLIISLVLIITRLVCSLGASLFTRFMSRFITVADPNPGWKLPLIHGWAGMRGVVSLASALSIPLFVQEGQAFPSRNIILFITFVVILVTLVFQGLTLPLLIKKLKLIDKAVPEQEQEVSIQHKMANNSLQFLEKKYGKNCLQNSHVRNLYERLTIELGVLSQAIETKDTYDGLALKKNQLIYLELLEQQRTLLNKINHLDEFDEDLIRKYQTLIDIEEFKIREKYIIVS